tgaaatgtgtgttgTTTCTTGTTTATAACTATTTGTCGATACATTTTGGCTATATCTGCTGAAATAACAATCTTGTGTTTTAGAAAACGAATTGCTATAGAGAATAAATCATCTTGGATATTGTAACCAACCATCATGAGATCATTTACAGATAAGCCAGAAGTCGATTTTGCTGAGTCATCGAAGACTACACGAAGTTTTGTACTACTACTAGAAGGTTTAATTACAGAGTGATGGGGCAAGAAAAACCCGCTACAATCGTCCATAGATTCTTGTTTAATCATACGTCCTAATTCCAAGTACTCTGATATGAATTCAGTGTATTGGATGTAAAGAATCGTTTTTCAGCATTTTTCTTTCCATAGAGTAAAGTCCAGCATTTTTCCAGCTATTGATTTAAATcaagaatatttaaataataaagagattttttattgaatttgttgCTTAGGTTAACTGGACCAAAACCTATCCATCCTAATTGAGTTTTTTTGTAAGACTGGAGCATTTGGACCTAACTTACATTGCCTTATATATAATAAGTCCCAAAAGGTATCTGTCCCAACCAATATATCTATTGGAGCACTAACAACAAAACTAGGATCAGCAAAAATAAGATTTGGTGGAATATTTAGTTGATTTTTGTTAAAGGTCTTACAAGGCACTAAGCCAGTACTGATTTCTATCACAAGACAATTTAAGTTTACTAAATAGGAATTTAATCTAGATTGAATTATAAAATTTGTCTTTGAGGTTACCTTGGAAGACGAGCCGCCAATTCCAGATAATAGAGCTTGTATTTCAGATTTTGGAAGAATTAGATTATCACGCAATTTATTAGTTATAAAATTACATTGAGAGCCATTAAACAGAAGAATTCTACTTCTTTGCGTTTGACCATTGTtgtcgaaaatatttaccaaggCAGTGTATAGAAAGGTGCAAGTTTGAGGAAATATTGAGCAATGAGATTTGGCGGCAGAAGTTGTAACAGCATTATCTTCACAATGGTTGTGGATGAATTTTTTAAATGACCTTCAGAGTTTTCCCTAGATTCCGATTCCATGTGCAAAAGAGTATTGTGTGACTTAACACATT
The genomic region above belongs to Diabrotica undecimpunctata isolate CICGRU chromosome 8, icDiaUnde3, whole genome shotgun sequence and contains:
- the LOC140449105 gene encoding uncharacterized protein, with the protein product MIKQESMDDCSGFFLPHHSVIKPSSSSTKLRVVFDDSAKSTSGLSVNDLMMVGYNIQDDLFSIAIRFLKHKIVISADIAKMYRQIVINKKQHTFQKILLRFDPTEPLSDFKINTVTYGLACSAFLATRCLRKIADKKLASLAS